The Engystomops pustulosus chromosome 9, aEngPut4.maternal, whole genome shotgun sequence genome includes a window with the following:
- the FHL1 gene encoding four and a half LIM domains protein 1 isoform X1, protein MAFERHSGPRHYTVGTMSERFDCHYCRTPLQGKKYVEKDGHNCCVKCFEKICANTCAECRKPIGVDSKELHYKNRYWHDSCFRCAKCYHPLANEQFIYKDNKIMCAKCTTREDALRCTGCHKLIQAGGKNVEYKGSAWHEECFTCSNCKQSIGAGSFFPKGTDIFCVNCHEQKFAKHCVKCKNPITSGGITYQDQPWHGDCFVCETCHKKLAGQRFTAVEDHYYCVDCYKTFVAKKCSGCNNPITGFGKGSNVVNYEGHSWHEYCFTCKKCSLSLANKRFVRHNEQIYCPDCAKKL, encoded by the exons GTCCACGTCATTACACTGTGGGCACAATGTCCGAACGATTTGACTGTCACTACTGCAGGACTCCTCTACAGGGGAAAAAGTATGTGGAGAAGGATGGACACAACTGCTGTGTAAAGTGCTTCGAGAAGATCTGTGCCAACACCTGTGCCGAGTGTAGGAAACCCATTGGAGTGGATTCCAAG GAACTGCATTATAAGAACCGCTACTGGCATGATTCCTGCTTCCGCTGTGCCAAGTGCTACCATCCTCTGGCCAATGAACAGTTCATTTACAAGGACAATAAAATTATGTGTGCTAAGTGCACCACCAGAGAGGATGCCCTGCGCTGCACCGGATGCCATAAACTCATCCAGGCAG GTGGTAAAAATGTGGAGTATAAGGGCAGCGCCTGGCATGAGGAATGTTTTACATGCAGCAACTGCAAGCAGTCGATTGGGGCAGGGAGCTTCTTCCCTAAAGGAACCGATATCTTCTGTGTGAACTGCCACGAGCAGAAGTTTGCTAAACACTGTGTGAAGTGTAAGAAT CCGATAACATCCGGAGGGATCACCTACCAGGACCAGCCATGGCACGGTGACTGTTTTGTGTGTGAAACTTGCCACAAGAAGCTCGCTGGGCAGCGCTTCACTGCCGTGGAGGATCACTACTATTGTGTGGACTGCTACAAGACATTTGTAGCCAAGAAGTGCTCTGGATGTAACAACCCTATAACAG GATTTGGAAAGGGATCCAACGTGGTGAATTATGAAGGGCACTCATGGCACGAGTATTGCTTTACTTGTAAGAAGTGCTCCCTGTCGTTGGCTAACAAGCGCTTTGTACGTCATAATGAGCAGATCTACTGTCCTGACTGTGCCAAGAAACTCTAA
- the FHL1 gene encoding four and a half LIM domains protein 1 isoform X2 yields the protein MSERFDCHYCRTPLQGKKYVEKDGHNCCVKCFEKICANTCAECRKPIGVDSKELHYKNRYWHDSCFRCAKCYHPLANEQFIYKDNKIMCAKCTTREDALRCTGCHKLIQAGGKNVEYKGSAWHEECFTCSNCKQSIGAGSFFPKGTDIFCVNCHEQKFAKHCVKCKNPITSGGITYQDQPWHGDCFVCETCHKKLAGQRFTAVEDHYYCVDCYKTFVAKKCSGCNNPITGFGKGSNVVNYEGHSWHEYCFTCKKCSLSLANKRFVRHNEQIYCPDCAKKL from the exons ATGTCCGAACGATTTGACTGTCACTACTGCAGGACTCCTCTACAGGGGAAAAAGTATGTGGAGAAGGATGGACACAACTGCTGTGTAAAGTGCTTCGAGAAGATCTGTGCCAACACCTGTGCCGAGTGTAGGAAACCCATTGGAGTGGATTCCAAG GAACTGCATTATAAGAACCGCTACTGGCATGATTCCTGCTTCCGCTGTGCCAAGTGCTACCATCCTCTGGCCAATGAACAGTTCATTTACAAGGACAATAAAATTATGTGTGCTAAGTGCACCACCAGAGAGGATGCCCTGCGCTGCACCGGATGCCATAAACTCATCCAGGCAG GTGGTAAAAATGTGGAGTATAAGGGCAGCGCCTGGCATGAGGAATGTTTTACATGCAGCAACTGCAAGCAGTCGATTGGGGCAGGGAGCTTCTTCCCTAAAGGAACCGATATCTTCTGTGTGAACTGCCACGAGCAGAAGTTTGCTAAACACTGTGTGAAGTGTAAGAAT CCGATAACATCCGGAGGGATCACCTACCAGGACCAGCCATGGCACGGTGACTGTTTTGTGTGTGAAACTTGCCACAAGAAGCTCGCTGGGCAGCGCTTCACTGCCGTGGAGGATCACTACTATTGTGTGGACTGCTACAAGACATTTGTAGCCAAGAAGTGCTCTGGATGTAACAACCCTATAACAG GATTTGGAAAGGGATCCAACGTGGTGAATTATGAAGGGCACTCATGGCACGAGTATTGCTTTACTTGTAAGAAGTGCTCCCTGTCGTTGGCTAACAAGCGCTTTGTACGTCATAATGAGCAGATCTACTGTCCTGACTGTGCCAAGAAACTCTAA